The Alkalibacter saccharofermentans DSM 14828 genome includes a window with the following:
- a CDS encoding glycine--tRNA ligase: MNKELNMNEIVSICKMRGIIYPGSEIYGGLANSWDYGPIGVELKNNIKKVWWKKFVQESPYNVGIDSAILMNPKTWEASGHVGGFNDPLMDCKKCKTRYRADKLIEDYSFNKNEDIVVDGWDNQKMLDFINQHEIKCPNCGSFDYTDIRQFNLMFKTFQGVTEDSANEIFLRPETAQGIFVNFANIQRSSRKKIPFGIAQIGKSFRNEITPGNFIFRTREFEQMELEFFCKPGEDLEWFGYWKEFCKNWILDLGIKEENLRLRDHSDDELSHYSNATTDFEFKFPFGWGELWGIADRTDFDLKQHQSHSGKDLKYTDPITNEKYVPYCIEPSLGVDRVLLAFLCNGFEKEQIDEKDSRTVLKLHPALAPFKCAVLPLTKKLKDKALEVYGTLAKNFMVDYDEAGSIGKRYRRQDEIGTPYCITIDFDTLEDGTVTVRDRDTMEQVRISVDELVKHISDNIVY, encoded by the coding sequence ATGAATAAGGAACTTAACATGAATGAAATCGTAAGTATTTGCAAAATGAGGGGAATAATCTATCCAGGCTCGGAAATCTATGGAGGTCTTGCAAACAGCTGGGATTATGGGCCGATAGGAGTAGAGCTTAAAAACAACATAAAGAAAGTTTGGTGGAAAAAATTCGTGCAGGAGTCCCCATACAACGTAGGCATAGATTCTGCGATTCTGATGAATCCTAAGACATGGGAAGCTTCAGGCCATGTGGGTGGATTTAACGATCCGTTGATGGATTGTAAAAAGTGCAAAACAAGGTATAGGGCAGACAAACTTATCGAAGACTATTCCTTCAACAAAAACGAAGATATCGTCGTAGATGGATGGGATAATCAAAAGATGCTGGATTTCATCAATCAGCATGAAATCAAATGTCCGAACTGCGGATCATTCGACTACACGGATATAAGACAGTTCAATCTTATGTTCAAGACATTCCAGGGAGTGACGGAAGACAGCGCCAATGAGATCTTCTTAAGACCGGAAACAGCTCAAGGCATTTTTGTCAACTTTGCCAATATTCAAAGATCTTCAAGAAAAAAAATACCTTTTGGAATTGCCCAGATAGGAAAGTCTTTTAGAAACGAGATAACACCGGGTAACTTTATATTCAGAACCAGAGAATTTGAGCAAATGGAACTTGAGTTTTTCTGCAAGCCTGGAGAAGATTTGGAATGGTTTGGATACTGGAAGGAATTCTGTAAAAATTGGATTCTTGACCTAGGAATCAAAGAAGAGAATCTGAGGCTGCGGGATCACTCGGATGATGAGCTTTCCCACTACAGCAACGCTACGACAGACTTTGAATTCAAGTTTCCCTTTGGATGGGGAGAGCTTTGGGGAATAGCCGACAGAACTGATTTTGACCTTAAGCAGCATCAAAGCCACAGTGGAAAAGATCTCAAATATACTGATCCGATAACGAATGAAAAATATGTGCCTTACTGCATAGAGCCTTCTTTAGGAGTAGATAGGGTTCTTCTGGCTTTCTTGTGCAATGGATTTGAAAAAGAGCAAATAGACGAAAAGGATTCGAGGACGGTACTGAAATTGCATCCCGCATTGGCTCCTTTCAAATGCGCCGTTTTGCCTCTTACAAAGAAGCTCAAAGACAAAGCTCTTGAAGTTTACGGGACTTTGGCTAAGAACTTTATGGTAGACTACGATGAAGCGGGAAGCATCGGCAAGCGCTACAGAAGACAAGACGAGATCGGCACCCCATACTGTATCACAATCGACTTTGATACCCTTGAAGACGGTACTGTTACAGTAAGGGATAGAGATACAATGGAGCAGGTCAGGATTAGTGTTGATGAGCTTGTCAAACATATTAGCGACAATATTGTATACTAA